The following coding sequences are from one Prosthecobacter vanneervenii window:
- a CDS encoding LysR family transcriptional regulator codes for MMDRIKALLTVIEEGSVNRAAVRLRITQPALSRQMQALEHELGGRLLERETSGVKPTGLGHALVKSMRPLVENYDAALADLRRQARGEHSELRVGYLFSAAQSMLTPALARLRKSHPQVKLKLHDMSPREQIDGLRSGELDLALIGQEGMLAAREFHSARLRSFTVCGAVADGDSLAQKKRITLKELKGRDFIGVDEDQVPGRNRWMTALCKSAGFKPRFAIVVDGITHVLSQVVSESAVTLLPGYFEKLQHPGVTFVPVSDDTARWDCMVLWQKGRASAAARALVDALKQVAAEIK; via the coding sequence ATGATGGACCGCATTAAAGCCCTGCTGACGGTGATCGAAGAAGGCAGTGTCAACCGCGCCGCCGTGCGGCTGCGCATCACCCAGCCGGCGCTGAGCCGCCAGATGCAGGCGCTGGAGCACGAGCTCGGTGGCAGGCTGCTGGAGCGCGAGACCAGCGGTGTGAAGCCCACGGGCCTTGGCCATGCCCTGGTTAAATCCATGCGCCCGCTCGTCGAAAATTACGATGCCGCGCTCGCCGATCTGCGTCGGCAGGCGCGTGGAGAGCACTCCGAGCTGCGCGTGGGGTATCTATTCTCTGCCGCTCAGAGCATGCTCACACCAGCGCTGGCCAGGCTGCGAAAATCACACCCGCAGGTAAAGCTCAAACTGCATGACATGTCTCCCCGCGAGCAGATCGACGGGTTGCGTTCGGGCGAGCTCGATCTCGCGCTCATCGGGCAGGAGGGCATGCTGGCCGCACGGGAGTTCCACAGCGCCAGGCTCCGCTCGTTCACTGTCTGCGGGGCCGTTGCAGATGGCGATTCTCTAGCCCAGAAAAAACGCATCACTCTTAAAGAGCTGAAGGGCCGCGATTTCATCGGTGTGGATGAAGATCAGGTGCCCGGGCGCAACCGCTGGATGACCGCCCTTTGCAAATCGGCCGGGTTCAAGCCGCGCTTCGCCATCGTCGTGGATGGCATCACCCATGTGCTTTCGCAGGTCGTTTCAGAATCCGCCGTGACTCTGCTGCCCGGCTACTTTGAAAAACTCCAGCATCCTGGGGTGACCTTCGTGCCAGTGAGTGATGACACTGCCCGCTGGGACTGCATGGTGCTCTGGCAGAAAGGCCGGGCGTCTGCTGCTGCCCGTGCTCTGGTAGATGCGCTGAAACAGGTGGCGGCAGAAATAAAATGA
- a CDS encoding DsrE family protein: MKLAIIITSDPQNGEEALGRAFNGLALAAEAQEKNDEVSVVFTGTGVRWPAEFSKPTHPAHGLYNAVRHAIAGASCGCSAVFGATKEVEACGLPEIKDFALAGTPGFASIRRYLAEGWQTLVF; the protein is encoded by the coding sequence ATGAAACTTGCCATCATCATCACCTCGGATCCTCAAAACGGCGAAGAAGCCCTCGGCCGCGCCTTCAACGGCCTCGCGCTGGCGGCAGAAGCCCAGGAAAAGAACGACGAAGTCAGCGTCGTCTTCACCGGCACCGGCGTGCGCTGGCCTGCGGAATTTTCCAAGCCAACGCATCCCGCCCATGGTCTCTATAATGCCGTGCGTCACGCCATCGCTGGTGCCTCCTGCGGCTGCTCGGCTGTCTTTGGCGCCACGAAGGAAGTCGAAGCCTGCGGTCTGCCGGAGATCAAAGATTTCGCACTGGCTGGGACGCCCGGTTTTGCGAGCATCCGCCGATATCTTGCCGAAGGCTGGCAGACGCTGGTCTTTTAA
- a CDS encoding pyridoxamine 5'-phosphate oxidase family protein, which produces MADRFMHTVLTPAVFAAERHYYGRTYPAFESTPERDPLTVAEAAFIAQRDSFYMATITENGWPYLQHRGGAKGFLRVTGPNELMFADHGGNRQMISVGSLAKNDRVSLFLMDYPARERLKILGHARVLDAREHPELVEKIAPPGGHAAKVERVFVIDVLSYDWNCPKFITPRFTAAEVQEAVAPLKARIAELESQLKLQTP; this is translated from the coding sequence ATGGCCGACCGTTTCATGCATACTGTGCTCACGCCTGCCGTGTTCGCGGCGGAGCGTCATTACTATGGGCGGACCTATCCTGCCTTTGAATCCACGCCTGAGCGCGATCCACTGACTGTGGCAGAAGCTGCTTTCATCGCGCAGCGTGACTCGTTTTACATGGCCACGATCACGGAAAACGGATGGCCGTATTTGCAGCATCGGGGCGGGGCCAAAGGCTTCCTGCGTGTCACGGGGCCGAACGAGCTCATGTTTGCAGACCATGGCGGCAACCGCCAGATGATCAGCGTGGGCAGTCTGGCGAAGAATGACCGCGTGAGCCTCTTCCTCATGGACTATCCGGCGCGTGAAAGGCTGAAGATTCTCGGCCACGCCCGTGTGCTGGATGCGCGTGAGCATCCTGAGCTGGTGGAAAAGATCGCCCCGCCCGGTGGTCATGCAGCCAAAGTGGAGCGCGTCTTTGTCATCGACGTTTTGTCCTACGACTGGAACTGCCCCAAATTCATCACACCGCGCTTCACGGCCGCTGAAGTGCAAGAGGCCGTGGCGCCTCTGAAAGCCCGCATTGCCGAACTCGAATCCCAGCTCAAACTCCAAACACCATGA
- a CDS encoding SDR family NAD(P)-dependent oxidoreductase: protein MKPIILITGATRGIGLAAAKQLAARGAQVIIGSRDGVRAMAAAEKIGGGATGVALDITDAASVEAAVGEIGRQFGRLDVLANNSAILLDHYQSLLDLKPEVLLETLDTNVVGTLRVSQAFSPLLAKSSAPRIINVSSGAGQLDGEPQAWAPAYCISKTALNMLTQQLTAALPQVMVNSMCPGWCRTEMGGSDAPRSPEEGADTLTWLALEAPHDLRGKFIKDRAVIPW from the coding sequence ATGAAGCCCATCATCCTCATCACCGGAGCCACGCGTGGCATTGGCCTTGCAGCAGCGAAGCAACTGGCCGCGCGCGGTGCGCAGGTCATCATCGGCAGTCGTGATGGTGTGCGTGCCATGGCGGCTGCTGAAAAAATTGGCGGAGGAGCGACGGGCGTAGCGCTGGATATCACGGACGCCGCCAGCGTGGAGGCGGCGGTGGGGGAAATCGGCAGACAGTTTGGCCGTCTGGACGTGCTGGCAAACAACTCGGCCATCCTGCTGGACCACTATCAAAGCCTGCTCGACCTCAAACCCGAGGTGCTGCTGGAGACATTGGACACGAACGTGGTGGGCACGCTGCGCGTGAGCCAGGCTTTTTCGCCGCTGCTCGCCAAGTCGAGCGCACCGCGCATCATCAACGTCTCCAGCGGGGCTGGGCAGCTGGATGGAGAGCCACAGGCCTGGGCGCCGGCTTACTGCATCAGCAAGACCGCGCTGAACATGCTCACGCAGCAGCTCACCGCCGCACTGCCGCAGGTGATGGTGAACAGCATGTGCCCCGGATGGTGCCGCACGGAAATGGGCGGCAGCGACGCGCCACGCAGCCCCGAGGAGGGAGCTGACACGCTGACCTGGCTGGCGCTGGAGGCACCGCACGATCTGCGCGGGAAGTTCATCAAGGATCGGGCGGTGATTCCCTGGTAG
- a CDS encoding alpha/beta fold hydrolase translates to MNTRRQTLATIALIAACTFTGGVASAAKPVMNAKPHPISFGSIKVDGLNIAFREAGDPAKPKLVLLHGFPSGSHQYRDLIRSLSDAFHVISPDYPGFGLSDMPDPASYSYTFDGISEIVEHFLKLKGFEHYGLFMQDYGGPVGFRIAVRNPAALDWLIVQNSNAYESGFTAAWDGLRGALWKNRSEETEKPLTGFFTHDAIKGMYVQGAKNPALISPDNWESDFAFMQRPNAARLNLDLFYDYRKNVELYPVWQEFLRKNQPKTLIFWGQSDIFFTPEGGEAYLKDLPNAEMHRLEAGHFAVEDHLEFISEKMHRFYTEKVAGQKMGVKK, encoded by the coding sequence ATGAACACCCGACGACAAACCCTTGCAACCATCGCACTAATCGCCGCATGCACCTTCACGGGTGGCGTGGCCAGTGCCGCCAAACCGGTGATGAACGCCAAACCGCACCCCATCAGCTTTGGGAGCATCAAGGTGGACGGATTGAACATCGCCTTTCGTGAAGCGGGCGACCCCGCCAAACCCAAGCTGGTGCTGCTGCACGGATTTCCTTCAGGATCCCATCAGTACCGTGACCTGATTCGCTCATTGTCTGACGCCTTCCATGTGATCTCGCCAGACTATCCCGGCTTTGGCCTCAGCGACATGCCTGACCCGGCAAGCTACAGCTACACCTTTGACGGCATCTCCGAGATTGTGGAGCACTTTCTCAAGCTCAAGGGCTTCGAACACTACGGGCTGTTCATGCAGGACTATGGCGGCCCGGTGGGATTCAGGATCGCGGTGCGCAATCCTGCGGCCCTCGACTGGCTGATCGTGCAGAACTCGAACGCCTATGAGTCCGGGTTCACTGCGGCATGGGATGGTCTTCGTGGCGCGCTCTGGAAAAACCGCTCGGAGGAAACGGAGAAACCGCTGACGGGGTTTTTCACCCATGACGCCATCAAGGGCATGTATGTCCAAGGGGCAAAGAATCCGGCCCTGATCAGCCCTGACAACTGGGAGTCAGACTTTGCCTTCATGCAGAGGCCGAACGCCGCGCGGCTGAACCTGGATCTGTTCTACGACTACCGCAAAAACGTGGAGCTCTATCCCGTGTGGCAGGAGTTCCTGCGCAAGAACCAGCCGAAGACGCTGATTTTCTGGGGGCAGTCAGACATCTTCTTCACGCCTGAGGGCGGAGAGGCCTACTTGAAGGACCTGCCGAATGCCGAAATGCACCGGCTGGAGGCGGGGCACTTTGCTGTGGAGGACCACCTGGAGTTCATCTCCGAGAAGATGCACCGTTTCTACACCGAGAAAGTGGCAGGCCAAAAGATGGGCGTGAAAAAGTAA
- a CDS encoding sulfatase — MLRLLACLFAIATPLIAAQPNVIFILADDLGWSDTTLYGTTKFYQTPNVERLAQRGMTFTRAYSASPLCSPTRSAILTGLSPARTGITVPNCHMPQVVLEATLPKKSAADQKAIQPTPPTRLKTEYRTLAETLHDAGYATGHFGKWHLGPEPYSPLQQGFDVDVPHHPGPGPAGSYVAPWKFADFDSDPDVPDQHIEDRMAKEAVAFMEQHKDGPFYMNYWMFSVHAPFDAKKALIEKHRARVNPKDPQRSPTYAAMVESMDDAIGTLLDALDRLKIADNTIIIFTSDNGGNMYDKVDGTTPTSNAPLRGGKACLFEGGTHVPGVIVWPGLAKAGARSDALIQSEDYYPTLLEAFAIQPAAGQIFDGHSLLPALKGGDLPGKAIFQYFPHSSPNVPAWLPPGVSVHRGDWKLIRLFHGGEKGAHRYLLFNLHDDPGEQNNLASQKPELVQELDALIEAFLKATHAVVPVPNPAFDPKQYHPELEGKPQAKAKAKAPAKDDGDPALQGWKARDCKATVKDGIVSVTNIGFECFLGFAAGKHSGPTTAKFRIKAKAGTSHFDWVPSGGKAQRVLFTLKGGGWEEISVQIPAAGPLGIVRLYLPMQEQPVELDWIELRSENGVKMTRTEF; from the coding sequence ATGCTTCGTCTTCTTGCCTGTCTTTTCGCGATAGCCACGCCCTTGATCGCGGCCCAGCCGAATGTCATCTTCATCCTGGCGGATGATCTTGGCTGGAGTGATACGACGCTGTATGGCACGACTAAGTTTTACCAGACACCGAACGTGGAACGGCTGGCGCAGCGTGGCATGACCTTTACGCGGGCGTATTCGGCGAGCCCGCTGTGCTCGCCCACGCGCTCGGCCATTCTCACGGGATTGAGCCCGGCGCGCACGGGCATCACCGTGCCGAACTGCCACATGCCACAGGTGGTGCTGGAAGCGACGCTGCCCAAGAAATCGGCAGCGGACCAAAAGGCGATCCAGCCCACGCCACCGACACGCCTGAAAACTGAATATCGCACACTGGCAGAGACGCTGCATGATGCGGGCTATGCCACGGGGCACTTTGGCAAATGGCATCTGGGCCCCGAGCCGTACTCGCCGCTGCAGCAGGGTTTTGATGTGGATGTGCCGCACCATCCTGGGCCGGGACCGGCGGGCAGCTACGTGGCGCCGTGGAAGTTCGCGGACTTTGACTCGGATCCGGATGTGCCGGACCAGCACATCGAGGACCGCATGGCCAAGGAAGCGGTGGCCTTCATGGAGCAGCACAAGGACGGACCGTTTTACATGAACTACTGGATGTTCAGCGTGCATGCGCCGTTTGATGCGAAGAAGGCGTTGATCGAGAAACATCGCGCACGTGTGAATCCCAAAGATCCGCAGCGCAGCCCGACTTATGCGGCGATGGTGGAGAGCATGGACGACGCCATCGGCACGCTGCTGGATGCACTGGACCGCCTCAAAATTGCTGACAATACGATCATCATCTTCACTTCCGACAACGGCGGTAACATGTATGACAAGGTGGACGGCACCACGCCCACCAGCAATGCGCCGCTGCGTGGGGGTAAGGCCTGCCTGTTTGAAGGCGGAACACATGTGCCGGGCGTGATCGTCTGGCCGGGTCTTGCCAAAGCGGGAGCACGCAGCGATGCGCTGATCCAGAGCGAGGACTACTATCCCACGCTGCTCGAAGCCTTCGCGATCCAGCCTGCGGCAGGGCAGATTTTTGACGGCCACAGCCTTCTGCCCGCGCTGAAAGGCGGTGATCTTCCCGGCAAGGCCATCTTCCAGTACTTCCCGCATTCCTCTCCCAATGTGCCGGCCTGGCTGCCGCCGGGAGTGTCCGTGCATCGTGGCGACTGGAAGCTCATCCGGCTCTTCCACGGCGGCGAGAAAGGCGCGCACCGATACCTGCTTTTCAATCTGCACGATGATCCCGGTGAGCAGAACAACCTCGCCTCACAGAAGCCGGAACTCGTGCAGGAGCTGGACGCGCTGATCGAAGCGTTTCTCAAAGCCACCCATGCGGTGGTACCGGTGCCGAATCCGGCCTTTGACCCGAAGCAGTATCATCCCGAGCTCGAAGGCAAGCCGCAGGCCAAGGCGAAAGCCAAGGCACCCGCCAAAGATGACGGTGATCCCGCGCTGCAAGGCTGGAAGGCACGCGACTGCAAGGCCACGGTGAAGGACGGCATCGTGAGTGTGACCAACATCGGCTTTGAATGCTTTCTCGGGTTCGCCGCTGGCAAGCACAGCGGGCCGACGACGGCGAAATTCCGCATCAAGGCCAAGGCGGGGACCTCCCATTTTGACTGGGTGCCCAGCGGTGGCAAAGCGCAGCGCGTGCTCTTTACGCTGAAGGGAGGCGGCTGGGAGGAGATCAGCGTGCAGATCCCTGCTGCTGGACCGCTGGGCATCGTGCGGCTTTACCTGCCCATGCAGGAGCAGCCGGTGGAGCTCGACTGGATCGAGCTGCGTTCGGAGAATGGCGTTAAGATGACGCGGACGGAGTTTTGA
- a CDS encoding nuclear transport factor 2 family protein, whose product MNPRPPLPPFTEESAIKKVQAAEDAWNSRDPERVSLAYTPDTEWRNRDVFLNGRTEVVEFLKKKWAKEHDYRLKKTLWAFTGNRIAVRFEYEWHDDSGQWWRSHGNENWEFDENGYMARRYASINDQPIREEERKFRWERV is encoded by the coding sequence ATGAACCCCCGCCCACCCCTGCCACCTTTCACTGAAGAATCTGCAATCAAAAAAGTACAGGCCGCCGAAGACGCCTGGAACAGCCGCGACCCCGAGCGTGTCTCGCTGGCCTACACACCGGACACCGAGTGGCGCAACCGCGATGTGTTTCTCAACGGCCGCACTGAAGTGGTGGAATTTCTGAAAAAGAAGTGGGCCAAGGAGCATGACTACCGGCTCAAGAAAACGCTCTGGGCCTTCACGGGAAACCGGATCGCCGTGCGCTTTGAGTACGAGTGGCATGATGATTCCGGCCAGTGGTGGCGCAGTCATGGGAATGAAAACTGGGAGTTTGATGAAAACGGCTACATGGCCAGACGCTATGCGAGCATCAATGATCAACCGATCCGTGAAGAGGAGCGTAAGTTCCGCTGGGAACGCGTTTGA
- a CDS encoding DUF5069 domain-containing protein produces the protein MGIAVTTRRHYPPTAAAWMMVVMKALNLTQRPPRSPRVRLGGYTILPRLLDKARATLAGTHGEYVYDSLNDQRFFSFTGIEPEALLAQVKTGAGDWELLLWVNEQAPYKRTALEIEQWSDWTETVAFNDVAMREWFTEQIKRLNPAREDLHGTFDYLDLDDHVSFGGEA, from the coding sequence ATGGGCATAGCCGTCACGACAAGGCGGCATTACCCGCCGACGGCGGCGGCGTGGATGATGGTGGTGATGAAAGCACTCAACCTCACCCAACGTCCTCCCCGCAGCCCCCGCGTCCGCCTCGGCGGTTATACCATCCTGCCACGCCTGCTCGACAAAGCGCGGGCCACGCTGGCCGGCACCCATGGAGAATACGTCTATGACAGCCTGAACGACCAACGCTTTTTCAGCTTCACCGGCATCGAGCCGGAGGCGTTGCTGGCGCAGGTGAAAACCGGCGCTGGAGACTGGGAGCTGCTGCTGTGGGTTAACGAGCAGGCACCGTACAAGCGCACCGCACTGGAGATCGAGCAGTGGTCCGACTGGACCGAGACGGTGGCCTTCAATGACGTCGCGATGCGCGAATGGTTCACCGAGCAGATCAAGCGCCTCAACCCCGCACGCGAAGACCTGCACGGCACCTTCGACTACCTCGACCTGGACGACCACGTGAGCTTTGGCGGCGAGGCCTAG
- a CDS encoding sulfatase, giving the protein MMRSFAFFLAMLCTPVLNAARPNVLFIIVDDLTTTLSCHGHPHVHTPAMDALAARGVRFEHAYTQFALCNPSRCSFLTGCYPEKTGVMDLTTSLRKALPDVVTLPQYFKDHGYATGRVGKVFHVTDPKTKLDVELRTALHKDTENFVEAKVANDPGDKPHGTTKGEGYNRAYAASARPAADFTDYQIADDAIATLDAFKERTFFLAVGFIRPHTPYVAPKSFFDAVEKNRLSMPPFYRTGGEVLTQLPQSSLRPNNNVFRYAEPTHDEARDALQAYLAATGFVDSQIGRVLDRLTELKLAENTIVVLTGDHGYQLGEHGLWAKQTLFEGGTHVPLIIAAPGVKSGVRSGLAEQVDIYPTLCDLAGLPRPRHLQGRSLKPMLDDPAAKGRQIAVSTMVATNTKLTGHSVRTDAFRYIAWDQNGGELLYDLRTDPDELHNLADQPSQAERMKRMRERLAVHLKNVTSP; this is encoded by the coding sequence ATGATGCGTTCTTTTGCATTCTTTCTGGCAATGCTCTGCACGCCTGTGCTGAACGCAGCGCGCCCCAATGTTCTGTTCATCATCGTCGATGATCTGACGACTACTCTTTCCTGCCACGGCCACCCGCACGTCCACACTCCGGCCATGGATGCGCTGGCTGCGCGTGGTGTGCGGTTTGAGCATGCCTACACTCAGTTTGCCCTGTGCAATCCCTCACGCTGCTCCTTTCTGACGGGCTGCTACCCAGAGAAAACGGGGGTCATGGATCTCACGACGAGCCTGCGGAAGGCGCTGCCGGATGTGGTGACGCTGCCGCAGTATTTCAAAGATCATGGATATGCCACGGGGCGGGTCGGAAAAGTTTTTCATGTGACCGACCCCAAAACGAAGCTCGATGTGGAGCTGCGCACGGCGCTGCACAAGGACACCGAAAACTTCGTCGAAGCGAAGGTGGCGAACGATCCTGGTGACAAGCCGCACGGAACCACCAAGGGAGAGGGATACAACCGCGCCTACGCCGCCTCGGCGCGGCCGGCGGCTGACTTCACCGACTACCAGATCGCCGATGATGCCATCGCCACGCTGGATGCCTTCAAAGAAAGAACCTTCTTCCTGGCGGTGGGCTTCATCCGGCCGCACACCCCGTATGTAGCACCAAAGTCGTTCTTTGATGCCGTCGAGAAAAACCGGCTCAGCATGCCGCCGTTTTACCGCACGGGCGGAGAGGTGCTCACGCAGCTGCCACAGTCATCGCTGCGGCCCAACAACAACGTCTTCCGCTATGCTGAGCCCACGCATGACGAAGCTCGTGATGCCTTGCAGGCCTATCTGGCGGCCACGGGTTTTGTGGATTCGCAGATCGGTCGTGTCCTCGACAGGCTCACTGAGCTGAAGCTCGCAGAGAACACCATCGTGGTGCTCACCGGCGACCACGGCTATCAGCTGGGCGAACATGGCCTGTGGGCCAAGCAAACCCTGTTTGAAGGCGGAACTCACGTGCCGCTGATCATAGCCGCGCCTGGCGTGAAATCGGGAGTGCGTAGCGGGCTGGCCGAGCAGGTCGATATTTACCCAACGCTGTGCGACCTCGCCGGACTGCCACGACCCAGGCACCTGCAGGGCCGAAGTCTGAAACCCATGCTCGACGATCCCGCCGCCAAGGGCCGCCAGATTGCTGTCAGCACCATGGTGGCCACCAACACAAAGCTGACCGGCCACAGCGTGCGCACAGACGCCTTTCGCTACATTGCCTGGGATCAAAACGGCGGCGAGCTTTTGTACGACCTGCGCACCGACCCGGACGAACTGCACAATCTTGCCGACCAACCGTCGCAGGCTGAGCGCATGAAGCGCATGCGGGAGCGGCTCGCGGTGCATTTAAAAAACGTCACTTCGCCATGA
- a CDS encoding phytanoyl-CoA dioxygenase family protein: MNLAASLDADGYVIVPNVLDDSACDGLRSALGDATGAGSRGMLHIPVVADLAQNILAGLVRPHLPSDPVPVRGIYFDKRPETNWLVAWHQDLTLALRAPVESPGFGPWSVKDGVPHVQPPVPLLEQMLAVRLHLDDANAENGALRVLPGTHRLGRLSAESIQQCRETHCEVLCEARAGDVLLMRPLLLHASSRSTSTSRRRVLHVEFAGFYLPPPMEWHEAPCQRPVSPPLVPQPNTSV, from the coding sequence ATGAATCTCGCCGCCAGCCTGGATGCCGATGGATATGTCATCGTGCCGAATGTGCTCGATGACTCCGCTTGCGATGGCCTGAGGTCAGCGCTCGGGGATGCAACCGGTGCCGGCTCACGCGGCATGCTGCACATTCCTGTGGTGGCGGACCTGGCTCAGAACATACTGGCCGGTCTTGTACGCCCCCATCTCCCATCCGATCCAGTGCCGGTACGCGGCATCTACTTTGACAAACGCCCTGAAACCAACTGGCTGGTGGCCTGGCATCAGGATCTGACACTGGCGCTCCGAGCCCCGGTGGAATCTCCGGGATTCGGCCCCTGGAGTGTGAAGGACGGCGTGCCGCATGTGCAGCCGCCTGTTCCGCTGCTGGAGCAGATGCTGGCAGTGCGTCTGCACCTCGATGATGCCAACGCAGAAAATGGTGCGCTGAGAGTGCTGCCCGGCACGCATCGGCTGGGTAGATTGAGCGCCGAGTCCATCCAACAATGCCGCGAAACACATTGTGAGGTTTTGTGTGAAGCCAGGGCAGGAGATGTGCTGCTGATGCGGCCGCTTTTGCTTCATGCCTCGTCACGTTCCACCAGTACAAGCCGCCGCCGGGTACTGCATGTGGAATTCGCCGGCTTTTACCTGCCTCCACCGATGGAGTGGCATGAGGCTCCTTGCCAAAGGCCGGTCAGTCCGCCACTGGTGCCACAACCGAATACATCCGTATGA
- a CDS encoding GH25 family lysozyme: protein MKRPLLLPLFLALASCTTPPTGGPPESQPPMSSWGMPQVINVSAYDPKEKQRPGQGYSEHDVSALRANGASALIARAGKGGNLDEKCAHFLASADRNGMLPGIYYRLQTHVDAVAQADQFCARAHSLARGRAWNAPALLLCADFDANSRMSDILRFMDRVESRTGVVPVAYLENSTHLKQMLSSADPATKAKLRRMPYWVALYSHDGGAGPVYPAPGTPHGLLHQYRVWSDWAMWQYGGVDWSHGRSQPKVYSHGMNRNSLYFGNLDRPVERNVFNGSHAAMQSFWLQHGLRLR, encoded by the coding sequence ATGAAACGCCCCCTGCTGCTGCCTCTTTTTCTTGCTCTCGCCAGTTGCACCACACCGCCCACCGGCGGACCGCCGGAGAGCCAGCCGCCGATGTCTTCCTGGGGCATGCCGCAGGTCATCAATGTCTCGGCGTATGATCCGAAGGAGAAGCAGCGGCCGGGTCAGGGCTACTCGGAGCATGATGTGTCGGCGCTGCGGGCCAATGGGGCGAGTGCGCTGATCGCACGAGCGGGTAAGGGTGGAAATCTGGATGAGAAGTGCGCGCACTTCCTGGCCTCGGCGGACCGAAATGGAATGCTGCCAGGGATTTACTACCGGCTGCAGACGCATGTGGATGCGGTGGCGCAGGCAGATCAGTTCTGCGCACGCGCGCACTCCCTGGCACGTGGCCGTGCGTGGAATGCACCGGCGCTGCTGCTGTGCGCGGACTTTGATGCGAACTCCCGCATGTCAGACATCCTGCGCTTCATGGACCGCGTGGAGTCCCGCACAGGCGTGGTGCCAGTAGCGTATCTGGAAAACAGCACACACCTGAAACAGATGCTGAGCAGCGCGGATCCAGCCACGAAGGCAAAGCTGCGCCGCATGCCCTATTGGGTGGCTTTGTATTCGCACGATGGCGGCGCGGGTCCGGTGTATCCCGCACCAGGAACTCCGCATGGCCTGCTGCATCAGTACCGGGTGTGGTCAGACTGGGCCATGTGGCAGTATGGCGGTGTGGACTGGTCTCATGGCCGTTCGCAGCCCAAGGTGTACAGCCACGGCATGAACCGTAACAGCCTCTACTTTGGCAATCTGGACCGACCGGTGGAGCGCAATGTCTTCAACGGCTCGCATGCGGCCATGCAGTCCTTCTGGCTGCAACATGGGCTGAGGCTGCGCTGA